A single window of Microbispora hainanensis DNA harbors:
- a CDS encoding IucA/IucC family protein — protein sequence MDGLLLDNHTRDPHAALAEEAALGALLRCWLREVAIPGGHVRAAGPHLTLRVAGTPVRVRVHGGIALRFDGPPEHLAEGRWRPLGLSPLVALVEQELDGGLDGGNEEFAAQVRAGREAVAAILAARARAVPPADPWLASEQALVAGHPFHPAPKARSGDDWPDYAPETHARFAPRLLGVRADLVAQEGDTAALDTFGNAPDGYVPLPAHPWQLGLLAAELRGPFADGRLVDLGPGPRAVVPTSSVRTVYDPGTGMCLKFSLDVRITNCVRKNAWYELRGAVELTRRLAPVFERLARRFPGTRWLPEPGYRSATLGTRLLEGLGVIVRTGPWAVCGPGTTPVLAGALAAGADGVPEAVLTRRTADPVAWWGAYVERVAFPVLDAFFRHGVVLEAHVQNVLVGFDAAGWPVEAVFRDLEGTKLVTGRHDLTGVPGGVAAPLSYDAARGWNRVAYCLFVNHLAEVAATTAGTADGVLRALWAVARESLERYVADHAAGLDALAPLTRVLAGAPLPAKANLGVRWARAADRAAGYVPVPNPLRVDAEGERR from the coding sequence GTGGACGGCCTGCTCCTCGACAATCACACCCGCGATCCGCACGCCGCCCTGGCCGAGGAGGCGGCGCTCGGGGCGCTGCTGCGCTGCTGGCTACGCGAGGTCGCCATCCCCGGTGGGCACGTGCGCGCCGCGGGGCCCCACCTCACGCTCCGCGTGGCGGGGACGCCGGTGCGCGTCCGCGTCCACGGCGGCATCGCGCTGCGCTTCGACGGCCCGCCCGAGCACCTCGCGGAGGGGCGCTGGCGGCCCCTCGGCCTGTCGCCGCTCGTCGCGCTGGTGGAGCAGGAACTGGACGGGGGCCTGGACGGGGGCAACGAGGAGTTCGCCGCCCAGGTGCGGGCCGGGCGGGAGGCGGTCGCCGCGATCCTGGCCGCCCGCGCGCGGGCCGTACCGCCCGCCGACCCGTGGCTCGCCTCCGAGCAGGCCCTCGTGGCCGGGCACCCGTTCCATCCCGCGCCCAAGGCGCGCTCGGGCGACGACTGGCCGGACTACGCGCCCGAGACGCACGCGCGGTTCGCGCCGCGGCTGCTCGGGGTGCGCGCCGACCTGGTGGCCCAGGAGGGCGACACGGCGGCGCTCGACACATTCGGGAACGCGCCGGACGGATATGTCCCGCTGCCCGCCCATCCCTGGCAGCTCGGCCTGCTGGCCGCCGAGCTGCGCGGGCCGTTCGCGGACGGGCGGCTGGTCGACCTCGGGCCCGGCCCCCGCGCGGTCGTGCCCACGTCGTCGGTCCGGACCGTGTACGACCCCGGCACGGGCATGTGCCTGAAGTTCAGCCTCGACGTGCGGATCACCAACTGCGTGCGGAAGAACGCCTGGTATGAGCTGCGCGGCGCGGTCGAGCTGACCCGGCGGCTCGCTCCCGTCTTCGAGCGGCTGGCCCGGCGCTTCCCCGGCACGCGGTGGCTGCCCGAGCCCGGCTATCGATCGGCCACGCTCGGCACCCGGCTGCTGGAAGGGCTCGGGGTGATCGTCCGCACCGGTCCGTGGGCGGTCTGCGGGCCGGGCACCACGCCGGTGCTCGCGGGCGCCCTGGCCGCCGGTGCGGACGGGGTGCCCGAGGCCGTCCTGACCCGCCGTACGGCCGATCCTGTGGCGTGGTGGGGGGCGTACGTCGAGCGCGTGGCGTTCCCGGTGCTCGACGCCTTCTTCCGGCACGGGGTCGTGCTCGAAGCGCACGTGCAGAACGTGCTCGTCGGGTTCGACGCCGCTGGATGGCCCGTCGAGGCGGTCTTCCGCGACCTGGAGGGCACCAAGCTGGTCACCGGACGGCACGACCTGACCGGCGTGCCGGGCGGGGTGGCCGCCCCTTTGTCGTACGACGCCGCGCGGGGCTGGAACCGGGTCGCCTACTGCCTGTTCGTCAACCACCTGGCGGAAGTCGCCGCGACGACGGCGGGCACGGCCGACGGCGTCCTGCGCGCGTTGTGGGCGGTCGCCCGGGAGTCCCTGGAGCGCTACGTCGCGGACCACGCGGCGGGTCTCGACGCGCTCGCGCCGCTGACCCGGGTGCTGGCCGGGGCGCCGCTGCCGGCCAAGGCCAACCTGGGCGTGCGCTGGGCGAGGGCGGCCGACCGGGCCGCCGGATATGTCCCCGTCCCGAACCCGCTCCGCGTGGACGCGGAAGGAGAGCGCCGATGA
- a CDS encoding copper resistance CopC/CopD family protein: protein MTRTRTRGAVLAVLLAGLATAVSLMVASPAWAHAELIDAAPANGQIYQDSPRTLLLQFTDPVTVPPDGVRLFGPDGARIGIGAPAHRAGDATSVEAPLNGKLADGVYTVSWRVVSSDSHPVQGAYTFTVGTPGSRPAGVTPPDDRHGDVATAYGAARWAAFAGFAVLVGTAFYLAWCWPAGARRRPARRALWAGWGAGLAAAIASGLLYGPYVADGDLAGVFDPRLLSTTWATGLGRALGIRVALLLAAAPALVWLLNRYPDAPDRRTRWTAAAAVLAAAAALATTWSLANHSVTGQARGFAVPVDVVHLVAGSVWLGGLVALAMTHVPARDAVTLRVAVPRFSHTALVCVAVMAATGLFQAWRQVGSLPTLFATAYGRVLLAKVALVVVLVAFGAAARGWVARHYGTGGNRRRGGPDPYQLYAFYRRLLAETAVGAVVLGLSAALVAMEPARSAYAGRRSTAAPANTAAPVPVVPEPVPFSAGSGPAARGAVLLEVFPPKVGPAQLHLSVLGPNGAPLNVPEVHAAMTLTGRDLGPIPVELQGAGGHYIGQMNLPFPGRWQAVLTVRTTETDQATVRVVVDVSA, encoded by the coding sequence ATGACCCGCACCAGGACGCGCGGCGCGGTGCTCGCCGTCCTCCTCGCAGGGTTAGCCACCGCCGTGTCCCTCATGGTGGCGAGCCCTGCCTGGGCGCACGCGGAACTGATCGACGCCGCGCCGGCCAACGGCCAGATCTACCAGGACTCCCCTCGGACGCTGCTGCTGCAGTTCACCGACCCGGTGACCGTGCCGCCGGACGGCGTGCGGCTGTTCGGCCCGGACGGCGCCCGCATCGGCATCGGCGCACCGGCCCACCGCGCGGGCGACGCCACGTCGGTGGAGGCCCCGCTGAACGGGAAACTCGCCGACGGCGTCTACACCGTCTCGTGGCGGGTGGTGTCCTCCGACAGCCACCCGGTGCAGGGCGCCTACACGTTCACCGTCGGTACGCCGGGCAGCCGGCCGGCCGGCGTCACGCCCCCGGACGATCGTCACGGCGATGTCGCGACCGCGTACGGCGCCGCCCGGTGGGCCGCGTTCGCAGGGTTCGCCGTGCTGGTCGGCACCGCCTTCTACCTGGCGTGGTGCTGGCCGGCCGGTGCGCGGCGACGGCCGGCCCGGCGGGCGTTGTGGGCCGGCTGGGGCGCCGGCCTGGCCGCCGCGATCGCCTCCGGCCTGTTGTACGGGCCGTACGTGGCCGACGGCGACCTGGCGGGCGTCTTCGACCCGCGGCTGCTGTCCACGACGTGGGCCACCGGCCTGGGCCGTGCCCTCGGGATTCGCGTCGCTCTGCTGCTCGCCGCGGCGCCCGCGCTCGTCTGGCTGCTGAACCGCTACCCGGACGCGCCGGACCGCCGCACGCGGTGGACGGCCGCGGCGGCGGTGCTCGCGGCCGCCGCGGCGCTCGCCACGACCTGGAGCCTCGCGAACCACAGCGTGACGGGCCAGGCCCGCGGGTTCGCCGTGCCGGTCGACGTCGTGCACCTCGTCGCCGGCTCGGTCTGGCTCGGGGGTCTCGTCGCGCTCGCCATGACGCACGTGCCGGCCCGCGACGCCGTGACCCTGCGCGTGGCGGTGCCCCGGTTCTCGCACACGGCGCTGGTGTGCGTGGCGGTCATGGCCGCCACCGGTCTGTTCCAGGCATGGCGGCAGGTCGGGTCGCTGCCGACGCTGTTCGCCACCGCGTACGGCCGGGTTCTGCTGGCGAAGGTCGCCCTCGTGGTCGTGCTGGTCGCGTTCGGCGCCGCCGCCCGCGGATGGGTCGCCCGCCACTACGGCACGGGCGGCAACCGGCGTCGTGGCGGCCCCGACCCCTACCAGCTCTACGCGTTCTACCGGCGGTTGCTGGCCGAGACGGCGGTGGGCGCCGTCGTGCTCGGCCTGTCCGCCGCGCTGGTCGCCATGGAGCCGGCCCGCTCGGCGTACGCCGGGCGCCGCTCGACGGCGGCGCCCGCGAATACGGCGGCGCCGGTGCCGGTCGTGCCCGAACCCGTGCCGTTCTCGGCCGGCTCCGGCCCCGCCGCGCGTGGTGCGGTGCTGCTCGAGGTGTTTCCACCGAAGGTGGGGCCGGCGCAGCTACACCTGTCGGTGCTCGGCCCGAACGGCGCGCCGCTCAACGTGCCGGAGGTGCACGCGGCCATGACCCTCACAGGCCGGGACCTCGGGCCGATCCCGGTGGAGCTCCAGGGCGCCGGCGGGCACTACATCGGCCAGATGAACCTGCCGTTCCCGGGTCGCTGGCAGGCCGTTCTCACGGTCCGCACCACGGAGACGGACCAGGCCACGGTTCGCGTCGTGGTCGACGTGAGCGCGTGA
- a CDS encoding IucA/IucC family protein, giving the protein MGARMIPAARDQATERERYLAARVLNALLREDYAGISARVTHDKDGVAIVLASGRRVGLAPGSPFQDFATAPHERLRLAEVLETLEAVAHPADAEGVAAFERECHDALAALEAHHRTRGEVARRLRGRRGLIRYESLAATVDHPLYPTARARLGISPAGLAAYAPEFAPEFAMRWAAVPREGVTLSRPDLPRWWPAPRDVGLAPDLARTHVLLPVHPLTEPLVAGLAGLVTAREAHLVVRPTLSTRTVEVAERVHLKVPLPASTLGLRNRRSIKPGTLRDGALAETLLRAILAREPGLRVTLADEQTYGHAGHEYLGWLVRYLPEGEIVPVAALLAPLPDDGRLVLHEVAGRHYGGDTEALLRDYLTALLEWNVTLFVRYGVALEAHQQNLALVFGDGPMRLLVKDNDGLLASPRRLHAAGIEPPGFGDERMLADDPYALADVFVTITLHLAAMAVAHGALPGSAATLVARALTAALEPYGDDPMARLLRARTLEAARLTGKSMVVAGTLVAKDRTGARDVNKFYGTTGPNYLRGA; this is encoded by the coding sequence TTGGGTGCTCGCATGATCCCGGCGGCACGCGACCAGGCCACCGAGCGCGAGCGCTACCTGGCCGCGCGGGTGCTGAACGCCCTGCTGCGGGAGGACTACGCCGGGATCTCCGCCAGGGTCACCCACGACAAGGACGGGGTCGCGATCGTCCTCGCCTCGGGACGGCGGGTGGGGCTCGCCCCGGGCAGTCCGTTCCAGGACTTCGCCACGGCCCCGCACGAGCGCCTGCGCCTGGCGGAGGTGCTGGAGACGCTGGAGGCCGTCGCCCACCCCGCCGACGCCGAGGGGGTCGCCGCCTTCGAGCGGGAGTGCCACGACGCGCTCGCGGCCCTGGAGGCCCACCACCGGACGCGCGGCGAGGTGGCCCGGCGGCTGCGCGGGCGTCGCGGCCTCATCCGCTACGAGTCGCTGGCCGCGACCGTGGACCACCCGCTCTATCCGACGGCCCGCGCCCGCCTCGGGATCTCCCCCGCCGGCCTGGCGGCGTACGCGCCCGAGTTCGCCCCGGAGTTCGCGATGCGGTGGGCGGCCGTGCCGCGCGAGGGGGTGACCCTCTCGCGGCCCGATCTCCCCCGCTGGTGGCCCGCGCCACGTGACGTGGGGCTGGCGCCCGATCTGGCCCGCACGCACGTGCTCCTCCCCGTCCATCCGCTGACAGAGCCGCTGGTGGCCGGGCTTGCCGGGCTCGTGACCGCGCGCGAGGCTCACCTGGTCGTACGGCCGACCCTGTCGACCCGTACGGTCGAGGTGGCCGAGCGCGTGCATCTCAAGGTGCCGCTCCCGGCCAGCACGCTGGGCCTGCGCAACCGCCGGTCGATCAAACCCGGCACCCTGCGCGACGGCGCGCTGGCCGAGACGCTGCTGCGCGCGATCCTCGCCCGCGAACCCGGCCTGCGCGTCACGCTCGCGGACGAGCAGACCTACGGGCACGCCGGGCACGAATACCTGGGCTGGCTCGTCCGCTACCTGCCCGAAGGGGAGATCGTGCCGGTCGCCGCCCTGCTCGCGCCCCTGCCTGACGACGGGCGGCTCGTCCTGCACGAGGTGGCCGGGCGTCACTACGGCGGCGACACGGAGGCGTTGCTGCGCGACTACCTCACGGCACTGCTGGAGTGGAACGTCACGCTGTTCGTCCGATATGGCGTCGCGCTGGAGGCCCACCAGCAGAACCTCGCGCTGGTGTTCGGCGACGGGCCCATGCGGCTGCTGGTCAAGGACAACGACGGGCTGCTCGCCTCGCCCCGGCGGCTGCACGCGGCGGGGATCGAGCCGCCCGGCTTCGGCGACGAGCGCATGCTGGCCGACGACCCGTACGCGCTCGCCGACGTCTTCGTGACGATCACCCTGCACCTGGCCGCCATGGCCGTGGCCCACGGCGCGCTGCCCGGGTCCGCCGCCACGCTCGTCGCGCGGGCGCTGACGGCGGCGCTGGAGCCGTACGGGGACGACCCGATGGCCCGGCTGCTGCGGGCGCGCACGCTGGAGGCCGCCCGCCTCACCGGCAAGTCGATGGTCGTCGCCGGGACGCTCGTGGCCAAGGACCGCACCGGGGCCAGGGACGTCAACAAGTTCTACGGCACGACCGGTCCCAACTACCTGAGGGGTGCCTGA
- a CDS encoding type III PLP-dependent enzyme, with translation MSIEVPAGVRKVAESLDDVPAYVYDLAGLDRHAAAVRAALADTEICYAVKANPDPEVLRVLAPHMDGFEVSSGGEFAHVRAVLPEVPLSFGGPGKTGAELALAPSAHRWHVESPAELRRLREPADVLLRVNLDVPVTGAALAMGGGATPFGMDPGGIAECLTLLGSSPVRLRGIHAHLASGLAAPDLLALAEAVLAYGRSLGLREFNLGGGMAVSYTRPEELFDWAAYGAGLRALARPGETLRVEPGRALTAYCGWYLTTVLDVKRVHGERFAVLSGGTHHLRTPVTKGHDQPFVVLPRGEDGEDGPVTLVGRLCTPKDVFARRVTASLAAGDVVAFAMAGAYAWNISHHDFLMHPKPAFHYLS, from the coding sequence ATGAGCATCGAGGTGCCGGCGGGCGTGCGGAAGGTCGCCGAGTCGCTGGACGACGTCCCCGCCTACGTCTACGACCTGGCCGGGCTCGACCGTCACGCGGCCGCCGTACGGGCCGCACTGGCGGACACGGAGATCTGCTACGCCGTCAAGGCCAATCCCGACCCCGAGGTGCTGCGGGTGCTCGCGCCGCACATGGACGGCTTCGAGGTCTCATCCGGGGGCGAGTTCGCGCACGTCAGAGCGGTGCTGCCGGAGGTGCCGCTGAGCTTCGGCGGGCCGGGCAAGACCGGCGCGGAGCTGGCCCTCGCCCCCTCGGCCCACCGCTGGCACGTCGAGAGCCCGGCCGAGCTGCGGCGGCTACGCGAACCGGCCGACGTGCTGCTGCGGGTCAACCTCGACGTGCCCGTCACCGGCGCGGCGCTCGCCATGGGCGGCGGCGCCACGCCGTTCGGCATGGACCCCGGCGGGATCGCCGAGTGCCTGACCCTGCTCGGGTCCTCACCGGTGCGGCTGCGCGGCATCCACGCCCACCTCGCGAGCGGCCTGGCCGCCCCTGACCTGCTCGCGCTCGCCGAGGCCGTCCTGGCGTACGGCAGGAGCCTCGGGCTGCGCGAGTTCAACCTGGGCGGCGGCATGGCCGTCTCCTACACCCGCCCGGAGGAGCTGTTCGACTGGGCGGCGTACGGCGCGGGCCTGCGGGCGCTGGCCCGGCCGGGCGAGACGCTGCGCGTGGAGCCGGGACGCGCCCTGACGGCCTACTGCGGTTGGTATCTCACGACCGTGCTCGACGTGAAGCGCGTGCACGGGGAGCGCTTCGCCGTCCTGTCCGGCGGCACCCACCACCTGCGGACGCCGGTCACGAAGGGCCACGACCAGCCTTTCGTGGTGCTGCCGAGGGGTGAGGACGGCGAGGACGGCCCGGTGACCCTGGTGGGGCGGCTCTGCACCCCCAAGGACGTCTTCGCCCGCCGCGTCACCGCCTCGCTCGCCGCCGGCGACGTCGTCGCCTTCGCCATGGCCGGCGCGTACGCCTGGAACATCTCCCACCACGACTTCCTCATGCACCCGAAGCCGGCGTTCCACTACCTGAGCTGA
- a CDS encoding YcnI family protein produces MKPIRAVAATLVAGVAVLLAPTLPAFAHVTVSPSVATTGGRGTFAFKVPDERADANTTRVEVVFPENAQLSSVSVRPVPGWKATVATRQLPNAASAGSEDEAADKAVTGIVWEGGAIKPGEYQVFEVSLGPLPTTPGELVFKALQTYSNGEVVRWIDIPEAGAPQPEHPAPVIYVKPPDAPQATAPAAATPTDDGVARLLGWAGLALGALALLTAAATGLRRRAPAPASAPLAEADTAARLSP; encoded by the coding sequence ATGAAGCCCATCCGCGCCGTCGCCGCGACGCTCGTCGCCGGCGTCGCCGTCCTGCTCGCCCCCACCTTGCCGGCGTTCGCCCACGTCACCGTTTCCCCCTCGGTCGCCACCACCGGCGGCCGCGGCACGTTCGCGTTCAAGGTGCCCGACGAGCGCGCGGACGCGAACACGACCCGCGTCGAGGTCGTCTTCCCGGAGAACGCCCAGCTCTCCAGCGTCTCCGTGCGCCCCGTCCCCGGCTGGAAGGCCACTGTCGCCACCCGGCAACTGCCGAACGCCGCGTCCGCCGGGTCCGAGGACGAGGCCGCCGACAAGGCCGTCACGGGCATCGTGTGGGAGGGCGGCGCCATCAAGCCCGGCGAGTACCAGGTCTTCGAGGTGTCCCTCGGCCCGCTGCCCACCACGCCCGGCGAGCTCGTGTTCAAGGCGCTGCAGACCTACAGCAACGGTGAGGTCGTCCGCTGGATCGACATCCCGGAGGCCGGCGCTCCACAGCCCGAACACCCGGCGCCGGTGATCTACGTCAAGCCGCCGGACGCGCCGCAGGCCACCGCGCCCGCCGCGGCCACCCCCACCGACGACGGCGTCGCTCGCCTGCTCGGCTGGGCCGGCCTCGCGCTCGGCGCGCTCGCGCTGCTGACGGCGGCCGCGACCGGGCTGCGCCGGCGCGCCCCGGCGCCGGCCTCCGCGCCGCTCGCGGAGGCGGACACCGCCGCGCGGCTCTCGCCATGA